In Acidobacteriota bacterium, a single window of DNA contains:
- a CDS encoding D-galactonate dehydratase family protein: protein MKITEVRVIVTCPDRNYVLVKILTSEPGLYGVGDATLNGRELAVATTLEKHIAPMLIGRDPEQVEDIWQCLYRAPYWRSGPVQMTALAGIDLALWDIKGKLAGMPVYQLLGGRTRRGALAYTHASGKNFDETEDAVRRAIERGFKAVRAQVAIPGLEGTYGTSLTKTSEENAGRVDQQADLPSTEVFEPGPYLRTIPKLFEHLRLKLGDEVELLHDVHQKLGPLEAARLAHDLEPFRLFFLEDPVPPEAKEGLRLVRQRSATPIAIGEIIHSPLDFLPLITERLIDYLRCAVTHIGGLTAARKLASLAEFYQVKTAWHGPADVGPPAHAASVHLDLTIQNFGIQEMIFISDAAREVMPGGPVFQGGYMNIDDSPGLGTDINEELAKKYPYRRSYLPLARRKDGSVHDW from the coding sequence CTGAAGATCACCGAAGTGCGCGTCATCGTCACCTGCCCCGACCGCAACTACGTCCTTGTCAAAATCCTCACAAGCGAGCCTGGGCTTTATGGCGTGGGCGACGCCACGCTCAATGGCCGCGAACTGGCCGTGGCCACGACGCTTGAAAAGCACATTGCGCCAATGCTCATCGGGCGCGACCCGGAACAGGTGGAAGACATCTGGCAGTGCCTCTATCGCGCTCCCTACTGGCGCTCCGGACCCGTGCAGATGACCGCGCTTGCGGGCATTGACCTTGCGCTCTGGGACATCAAGGGCAAGCTGGCTGGAATGCCAGTCTACCAGTTGCTGGGCGGGCGCACGCGGCGCGGCGCTCTGGCCTATACACACGCCTCGGGCAAAAACTTTGATGAAACCGAAGACGCCGTCCGGCGCGCGATCGAGCGCGGCTTTAAGGCAGTGCGCGCGCAGGTGGCCATCCCCGGACTCGAAGGCACCTACGGAACGTCGCTGACCAAAACATCTGAAGAGAATGCCGGCCGCGTGGACCAACAGGCTGACCTTCCTTCGACGGAAGTGTTCGAGCCTGGCCCGTACCTGCGCACCATTCCCAAACTGTTTGAGCATCTTCGACTCAAGCTGGGCGATGAGGTTGAACTGCTGCACGACGTCCACCAGAAGCTTGGCCCTCTTGAAGCCGCGCGGCTGGCGCACGACCTCGAACCTTTCCGCCTGTTCTTTCTTGAAGACCCTGTGCCGCCGGAAGCCAAAGAAGGCCTGCGCCTGGTCCGGCAACGGTCTGCAACGCCCATTGCCATCGGAGAGATCATCCATTCGCCGCTCGACTTCCTGCCTCTCATCACCGAGCGGCTGATTGATTACCTGCGCTGCGCCGTCACGCACATCGGGGGACTGACCGCCGCGCGCAAGCTGGCCTCGCTGGCCGAGTTCTACCAGGTGAAGACCGCCTGGCACGGGCCGGCGGATGTGGGACCTCCCGCGCACGCGGCGAGCGTCCATCTCGACCTCACAATCCAGAACTTCGGCATCCAGGAGATGATCTTCATCTCCGACGCTGCCCGCGAGGTGATGCCCGGCGGGCCAGTGTTCCAGGGAGGCTACATGAACATTGACGATTCGCCCGGACTCGGAACCGACATCAACGAGGAACTCGCCAAAAAATATCCGTACCGGCGGTCGTATTTACCTCTCGCCCGGCGAAAAGACGGCAGCGTTCACGACTGGTGA
- a CDS encoding glycoside hydrolase family 27 protein — protein sequence MGWNDWYQYECKISDAIVRANADALVSTGMKAAGYTYISIDDCWQGKRDAEGNIQPNSRFPDMKALADYVHSKGLKFGIYSSPGPKTCAGYEGSYGHEEQDARTYARWGVDLLKYDWCSAAKVYKPDQMQAVYKKMGDALKRTGRPIVYSLCQYGLEAVWRWGASVGGNMWRTTDDIGGDYNRVSMFGFMQNGLAPYAGPGHWNDPDILQIGIGKLNHDEELTQMSLWCILAAPLQAGNNLAHMSKETLAILTNPEVIAVDQDPKGAEGHRAWQEGPMEIWVKPLADGSKAVGLFNRGIGPLPITLRFKDIGMAGSVRVRDLWARKDLGAFHGTYTTMVPRHGGAMLKVN from the coding sequence ATGGGCTGGAACGATTGGTATCAATACGAATGCAAGATCAGTGATGCCATTGTGCGCGCCAACGCCGACGCCCTGGTGAGCACGGGAATGAAGGCCGCCGGATACACTTACATCAGCATTGATGATTGCTGGCAGGGCAAGCGCGACGCGGAGGGCAACATCCAGCCCAACAGCCGTTTTCCTGACATGAAAGCTCTGGCTGATTATGTCCACAGCAAGGGGCTGAAATTCGGCATCTATTCCTCTCCCGGGCCGAAGACCTGCGCCGGCTATGAGGGCAGCTACGGCCACGAGGAGCAGGATGCCCGCACCTACGCCCGCTGGGGCGTGGACCTGCTTAAATATGACTGGTGCAGCGCCGCGAAGGTTTATAAACCCGACCAGATGCAGGCCGTATATAAAAAGATGGGCGACGCGCTCAAGCGCACCGGACGCCCGATCGTTTACAGCCTTTGCCAGTATGGGCTTGAAGCTGTCTGGCGATGGGGGGCCTCGGTGGGCGGCAACATGTGGCGCACTACGGATGACATCGGCGGCGACTACAACCGCGTCTCGATGTTCGGGTTCATGCAGAACGGCCTTGCCCCCTATGCCGGGCCGGGCCACTGGAACGATCCTGACATTCTCCAGATTGGCATCGGCAAACTGAACCACGATGAGGAATTGACCCAGATGAGCCTGTGGTGCATCCTGGCCGCACCGCTGCAGGCGGGGAATAATCTGGCCCACATGAGCAAGGAAACGCTGGCCATCCTCACTAATCCCGAAGTTATCGCCGTTGACCAGGACCCCAAAGGCGCGGAAGGCCATCGTGCCTGGCAGGAAGGCCCAATGGAAATCTGGGTCAAGCCGCTTGCCGATGGAAGCAAAGCCGTGGGCCTGTTCAATCGCGGCATCGGGCCTCTGCCCATCACTCTCCGCTTTAAAGACATCGGCATGGCCGGCTCAGTCCGGGTTCGCGATCTTTGGGCGCGAAAAGACCTGGGCGCATTCCATGGCACATATACCACCATGGTGCCCCGCCACGGCGGCGCGATGCTCAAGGTTAATTGA
- a CDS encoding glycoside hydrolase family 15 protein, protein MGYQRIENYGIIGDLHTAALVGINGSIDWLCFPNFDSPSVFAAILDDEKGGRFQVTPTADGITFKQLYWPETNVLVTRFLSTAGVGEITDYMPIDEKGLWEGKHLLVRRVRVVRGSMPFRMVCRPAFNYGRDLHKLRMITEGACFESPGLQLGLATEVPLKNDGQGGVSAEFALGEEESAIFLLQAVPPGSGCGVPVTESREEELFQNTVNYWRRWLSRCRYKGRWREMVYRSALVLKLLTYHPTGAIIAAPTCSLPEHIGGERNWDYRYTWIRDAAFTVYALMRLGFMEEAAKFMQWLEARCHERREDGSLQIMYRIDGRHELDEFTLDHLEGYKGSRPVRIGNAAANQLQLDIYGELMDSVYLYNKYGSPISYELWMELRELLNWVCDNWRQTDDGIWEVRGGRQHFVYSKVMCWVALDRGLRLADKRSFPADRERWLKNRDTIYNEILEKGWSASRQSFVQYYDCTCLDASSLIMPLVFFMSPTDPRMLKTIDAINRPADKGGLASNSLVYRYNAEVGIDGLKDNEGTFNMCTFWLVEALTRAGRVDKRRLDQAVLMFDKMLSYANHLGLYSEETGPCAEGLGNFPQAFTHVALISAAFNLDRALSSNEREWPGLAATP, encoded by the coding sequence TTCCGAATTTCGACTCCCCGAGCGTCTTCGCAGCCATACTGGACGATGAAAAGGGCGGCCGGTTCCAGGTAACTCCAACCGCTGACGGAATCACTTTCAAGCAACTCTATTGGCCTGAAACGAACGTGCTGGTCACCCGCTTTCTCTCAACCGCAGGCGTGGGCGAAATTACGGACTATATGCCGATCGATGAAAAAGGTTTGTGGGAAGGCAAACACCTACTGGTGCGGCGAGTGCGAGTGGTCCGTGGCTCAATGCCTTTCCGTATGGTGTGCAGGCCAGCATTCAATTACGGGCGCGACTTACACAAGCTGCGGATGATTACCGAGGGAGCCTGTTTTGAGTCGCCGGGCTTGCAGCTCGGACTTGCCACCGAAGTTCCGTTGAAGAACGACGGTCAGGGCGGGGTGAGCGCAGAATTCGCTCTCGGGGAAGAGGAAAGCGCCATATTCCTGCTCCAGGCCGTGCCGCCCGGCTCAGGCTGCGGAGTGCCTGTCACCGAGTCGCGCGAAGAGGAGCTTTTCCAGAACACCGTAAACTACTGGCGCCGATGGCTTTCGCGCTGCCGGTATAAAGGCAGATGGCGGGAAATGGTTTACCGGTCCGCCCTGGTCCTCAAGCTGCTCACCTACCATCCAACCGGCGCCATCATCGCGGCGCCAACTTGCAGCCTGCCGGAACACATTGGCGGCGAGCGCAACTGGGATTATCGCTACACGTGGATCCGCGATGCGGCCTTCACGGTCTACGCCCTTATGCGGCTCGGCTTCATGGAGGAAGCAGCAAAATTCATGCAGTGGCTGGAGGCCCGATGCCACGAGCGGCGCGAAGACGGGTCGCTCCAGATTATGTACCGCATTGACGGGCGGCACGAACTGGACGAGTTTACTCTGGATCACCTGGAGGGCTACAAGGGGTCCCGGCCCGTCCGTATTGGGAATGCTGCCGCGAACCAGTTACAGCTGGATATCTATGGCGAACTGATGGATTCCGTCTATCTGTACAATAAGTATGGCAGTCCGATTTCTTATGAACTCTGGATGGAACTCCGCGAACTGCTCAACTGGGTCTGCGACAACTGGCGTCAAACTGACGATGGCATCTGGGAAGTAAGAGGCGGACGCCAGCACTTTGTGTATTCAAAAGTCATGTGCTGGGTTGCGCTTGACCGAGGTCTGCGCCTTGCGGACAAGCGTTCGTTCCCGGCTGACCGTGAACGCTGGCTGAAAAACCGCGATACCATCTACAACGAAATTCTCGAAAAGGGTTGGAGCGCAAGCCGGCAGTCCTTCGTGCAATATTACGACTGCACCTGCCTTGACGCCTCCAGCCTGATCATGCCCCTGGTTTTCTTCATGTCGCCCACCGATCCTCGCATGTTGAAGACCATCGACGCCATCAACCGCCCCGCGGACAAAGGCGGCCTGGCATCAAATAGTCTTGTTTATCGCTATAACGCCGAAGTTGGGATTGACGGGCTGAAGGACAATGAAGGCACATTCAACATGTGCACATTCTGGCTGGTTGAGGCGCTGACGCGCGCGGGACGCGTTGACAAGCGCCGGCTGGACCAGGCCGTGCTGATGTTTGACAAAATGTTGAGTTATGCAAACCACCTGGGACTTTATTCAGAAGAAACCGGACCGTGTGCCGAGGGGCTTGGGAACTTCCCGCAGGCTTTTACGCACGTCGCGCTCATTAGCGCAGCGTTCAACCTGGACCGTGCTTTGAGCTCAAACGAAAGAGAATGGCCTGGACTGGCCGCCACTCCCTGA
- a CDS encoding HU family DNA-binding protein, giving the protein MAKVMTKSQVVSHLADKVGLQKKATAAILEELVALATKECKSGGQFVIPGLGKAVKAHRKERIGRNPQTGAPIKIPAKTVVKFRLAKAFKDAVVPPKKK; this is encoded by the coding sequence ATGGCAAAAGTAATGACCAAATCCCAGGTGGTATCCCATCTGGCTGACAAAGTCGGGCTGCAGAAGAAAGCCACGGCCGCGATACTTGAAGAACTTGTGGCCCTGGCTACTAAAGAGTGCAAGAGCGGTGGACAATTTGTGATCCCGGGCCTCGGCAAGGCAGTCAAAGCTCACCGCAAGGAACGCATTGGTCGAAACCCTCAGACTGGCGCACCCATCAAGATCCCTGCCAAGACTGTTGTTAAGTTCCGCTTGGCGAAGGCATTCAAGGACGCTGTTGTCCCACCCAAAAAGAAGTAG
- a CDS encoding VWA domain-containing protein, whose translation MRRRTVRQKNVRYGSGRTVMLAAIAVSVVAVGMVVQLAMAAQDQGQAGAPTSGQIGYQNLSQGYTLKVSTNEVLVDVRVTDRRGNPVTNFKQSDFKVYEDGVPQEINSFDLENIQKLVEETGENGKPTEINLGALPKTTPQETYRRLVQNHRLVVLFFDLSSMQIPDLLRALKSAQNFLKTDMTPADLVALVTYSSDLKVLQDFTNNRDVLSKAIRSIQIGQSFTLASSGSVGEAGGTDSFGTEVVTQDTGNAFTPDETEFNIFNTDEKLSALQSLANLLQAVPGRKSVIHFSSGIEQTGVDNEAQLQATIDAANRANVSFYTLDARGLMAMPSGGGASAASPSGTAIYTASAVSSQINSTHNSRETLSTLATDTGGRMFTDLNNFAPVFEYVQKANTSYYLIGYTPSNTKADGKFRRIRVEVVEGRGLKVEARPGYYAPVSFGRSSGQQKELQLADALNSEAPFLDLPLAIETAYFLQPDHHYYVVLAAKIPGSSIPFRQHSSDHRTQFDFAWRATDSQGKVAGALRDTLPVKLDAYTFQTVLKGNLLYEGGLVLPPGTYKLKVVARENLTGKMGTFEKQLVLPPVSKTGLALSSVVVSNELSKKPPTRPQRGPWTTGAEDNPLDSGSQAILPSVTRVFYANQNLYVYFQSYVAKSASSGKSPRGSSPSPPSMALIFFRNGVQISQAGPYAAKSGKSGEGTASYFTEIPLAKFPPGRYWMQVNVMDVPANQVAFARIPMAIVSAPDKGGNHTGSSRDEKYAGPGTSGN comes from the coding sequence ATGCGCCGACGCACAGTTCGTCAAAAAAATGTCCGCTACGGTTCTGGCCGTACCGTGATGCTGGCAGCCATTGCCGTGAGTGTGGTCGCAGTTGGGATGGTTGTGCAGCTTGCTATGGCCGCGCAGGACCAGGGGCAGGCGGGCGCGCCGACCTCCGGCCAGATCGGCTACCAGAATCTTTCACAAGGCTACACCCTGAAGGTCTCTACAAATGAAGTTCTGGTTGACGTTCGCGTAACGGACCGTAGGGGCAATCCTGTAACGAACTTTAAGCAGAGTGATTTTAAAGTGTACGAAGACGGCGTGCCGCAGGAGATCAACTCGTTCGATCTCGAAAACATTCAGAAGCTTGTGGAGGAGACCGGCGAAAACGGCAAGCCGACAGAGATCAATCTGGGCGCCCTTCCTAAAACGACACCCCAGGAGACTTACCGCCGACTGGTTCAGAACCACCGGCTGGTGGTCCTATTCTTCGACCTTTCGTCGATGCAGATTCCGGATCTGCTGCGCGCGCTCAAATCCGCACAGAATTTCCTGAAGACGGACATGACGCCAGCCGACCTGGTCGCCCTCGTTACCTATTCGAGCGATCTGAAAGTGCTTCAGGATTTTACCAACAACCGCGATGTGCTGTCGAAAGCCATCAGGAGCATCCAGATCGGCCAGTCGTTCACGCTCGCGTCAAGCGGGAGCGTGGGCGAGGCCGGCGGCACGGATTCGTTCGGAACTGAAGTAGTGACGCAGGATACAGGCAATGCGTTCACTCCCGATGAGACCGAGTTCAACATCTTCAATACCGATGAAAAACTCTCGGCTCTGCAGTCGCTGGCCAACCTGCTGCAGGCTGTGCCAGGGCGCAAGTCGGTCATCCACTTTTCGAGCGGCATCGAGCAGACGGGCGTGGACAACGAAGCACAGTTGCAGGCAACGATTGACGCGGCCAACCGGGCCAACGTCTCCTTTTACACGCTGGACGCGCGAGGGCTGATGGCCATGCCGTCAGGCGGCGGCGCTTCCGCAGCCAGCCCTTCTGGGACCGCAATCTATACTGCGAGCGCCGTATCGTCACAGATCAACTCAACACATAATAGCCGCGAGACGCTCTCCACGCTGGCAACGGACACCGGCGGACGCATGTTTACAGACCTGAACAACTTCGCGCCCGTTTTCGAGTATGTGCAGAAAGCGAACACCAGCTACTACCTGATCGGATACACTCCATCGAACACCAAAGCAGACGGAAAGTTCCGCCGCATCCGGGTGGAAGTGGTGGAGGGGCGTGGCCTGAAGGTTGAGGCCCGTCCGGGTTATTACGCCCCTGTCAGCTTCGGGCGCTCTTCAGGCCAGCAAAAGGAGCTCCAGCTTGCCGACGCCCTCAATTCAGAGGCGCCGTTCCTCGATCTCCCGCTGGCGATCGAAACCGCATACTTCCTTCAGCCTGACCATCACTATTACGTTGTGCTTGCGGCCAAAATTCCAGGTTCCTCGATTCCTTTTCGCCAGCATTCATCGGACCACCGGACGCAATTCGATTTTGCATGGCGGGCGACAGACTCCCAGGGCAAAGTGGCAGGCGCGCTTCGAGATACGCTGCCTGTAAAGCTGGACGCGTATACGTTCCAGACGGTGCTGAAAGGGAACCTCCTTTATGAAGGCGGACTCGTGCTGCCGCCAGGCACTTACAAGCTCAAGGTGGTGGCGCGTGAAAATCTGACGGGAAAGATGGGCACCTTTGAAAAGCAACTGGTACTTCCTCCTGTCAGCAAGACAGGCCTTGCACTGAGTTCGGTTGTGGTGTCGAATGAGCTTTCAAAGAAGCCCCCCACGCGGCCTCAGCGCGGTCCCTGGACCACTGGCGCGGAAGATAATCCGCTTGACTCGGGTTCTCAGGCAATCCTGCCGAGCGTTACCCGGGTGTTTTACGCCAACCAAAACCTATACGTGTATTTCCAATCGTACGTCGCCAAGTCTGCATCATCCGGTAAATCCCCTAGGGGTTCCAGCCCATCTCCTCCGTCCATGGCGCTCATCTTCTTCCGGAATGGCGTGCAAATTTCTCAAGCTGGACCCTACGCAGCCAAGTCAGGGAAGTCAGGTGAAGGGACAGCATCCTATTTCACTGAGATCCCGCTGGCCAAATTTCCTCCGGGCAGATACTGGATGCAGGTGAATGTGATGGACGTCCCAGCAAATCAGGTGGCATTCGCGCGCATTCCAATGGCCATCGTATCGGCCCCAGACAAGGGAGGGAACCACACCGGAAGCAGCCGGGATGAAAAGTACGCCGGCCCTGGAACAAGCGGCAATTAG